The sequence GCCCGGAGTCCAGACCTGAGCGCCCGGCATTCTTCGGGAATGCCACTGATGGTATATGCCGCAGGCTGGGGAAAGCTCGAGATCATGAAACATCTTGCCGTGCGGGGCTGCCGTGCAGACGTCGCCGATGACCGCGGAAACACCGCTCTTCATCTTTCTGCCGTACGGGGTTATGACGGGATCGTATGCTGGCTTCTCAGGAAGGGCGTCCCGGTAGACGTCACGAATCAGGCCGGCCAGACTCCCCTGCTCTGGGCTGTCGACGATGGGCATGCCTCGACCGTGAAGCTTCTCCTCGACAACGGCGCCCGGCCCGATCACCGCGACCGCGACGGCGAAACCCCGGAACGGGTCGCCCGAAGGAAGGGATATGCGGAGATCCTCAAATATCTGGCTGAAGCACGAAAAATGCGTTGATCCGGAATCGGGCCAGGCAGGGGCGCATCGCGATGATCCCTTTCGCGTCAAACGAAATAATGCAAGCGTGTGTTATACACTCTCGTCTCAGGGAATGTCGTTCCGGTTTCTTGCCAATGCCGGCGGGGGGGAGTATACTCCCCCCTGTTTTGTCTCCTTCATTTGCATCAGAAAGAGGTCTGCGTGGCTACGATCATCGACGGTGCCGGGATTTCGAGAACGATCCGTGAAGAGATACGACAGGACGTTCAGGCGCTCGCCTTCAGGCAGGAACGGCTTCCCGGGCTGGCCGTCATTCTTGTCGGCCAGGACCCCGCTTCGGAAGTGTACGTTAGCCAGAAGCGCAAGGCCTGCGAAGCCGTCGGGTTTGTGTCCCGGGAAATCAAGATGCCTGAGACGACCAGCCAGGGCGAACTGATCGGACAAATCCGGGAACTGAATGACGATATCCGCATTCACGGCATTCTCGTGCAGCTTCCTCTGCCGAAACAGATCGACGAATACGCCGCCATCGAGGCGATCGACCCGACGAAGGACGTCGACGGCTTCCATCCCGTGAACGTCGGCCGCCTCTCGATCGGAACCGAGTGTTTCGCCCCCTGCACCCCCCTCGGCGTGATCGAGATGATCAGGCGCACCGGAATCGACATCGCCGGAAAGAGGGCGCTCGTCGTCGGCAGGAGCAACATCGTCGGCAAGCCCCTCGCGGTCATGCTGATGAAGATGAACGCGACGGTCACGGTTGCACACTCCAGAACGCAGAACCTCCAGGAGGAGGTCAGCCGGGCCGATATCGTCTGCGCCGCCGTCGGAAAGCCGCGCTGCATTCCCGGCGCATGGATCAAGCCGGGAGCTGTCGTCATCGATGTGGGAACCAACTCGGTGCCGAACCCTGACAAGCCCGGCGCGATGAAACTCGTCGGCGACGTCGAGTTCGAGACGGCCGCGGAACGCGCGTCGTACATCACGCCCGTTCCCGGCGGGGTCGGCCCGATGACGATCGCCATGCTTCTGTCGAACACGCTCAAGGCCCGCAACGCGCTTTTCGCGACTCCGCATGCGCATCCGGCGGTGCCCGTGGCAAAAGAACGGTAACCAATCGACCGCGGGGCGGTTCTCGCGCCTCTTTATGTAGAATAATATATATAAATAACAATATAGGATGGGAATGAGTATGACGATGGACCAGGATGTTCTTCTGATGACCCCGGGGCCGGTGGAGCTGGATTCAGAAATACTGCTCGCCGGGGCACGCCCCCTTCGCCATCACCGCACGACGGATTTCTCGCCGCTCTACACCGACTGCGTCGACCGGCTGAAGAAGATCTTCAAAACGAAAGGCGAGCTGTATCTCACCCTTTCGTCCGGCACCGGCGTGATGGAAACGGCGATCGCCAATATGTTCAACCAGGGCGAAACGGTCCTGACCGTCGAGACCGGCTCGTTCGGCGAGCGGTTCACCCAGATCGCGAAGGCGTTCAAGCTGAACGCCATCCCGCTGAAATACCAGTGGGGGCATCGCGCGAAGGTCGAGGACATCCGCCAGATGCTCGACGCGCATCCGTCGATCTCCGGCGTCACGGTCACGTTCAACGAGACCTCCACCGGCGTCCACAACGACCTGAAGGCGATCGGCGAGCTGCTGCACGAGCGGGGCAAGCTGTTCATCACCGACGGCGTTTCTGGCATCGGCGCCCTTCCCTTCGACATGGACGGCTGGCACGTCGACGTGGCCGTCTCGGCGTCCCAGAAGGGCCTGCTGACGCCGCCCGGCGTCGGCATGATCGCCCTGTCGACGCGCGCCATGGCGAAGCTCGAGAAGGTCGACTGCCACGGCTTCTATTTCGATCTCAAGCAGTATAAAAAGAACCAGGAGCTCGCGATTCCCGCGTTTCCCTGGACGCCCGCCATCTCGGTCATGTACCAGCTCCAGGCGGCCCTGCACAAGATCGACCGGATCGGCTTCGAAAACGTGCTGAAACATTATCACCGGCTGGCCGAAGGCCTCCGGACCGCCCTCAAGGCGATGGGCCTGACGATCTTCACGCAGCCCGACGCCCGTTCCGACGTGCTGACGGTCATCAACGCGCCGGCCGGCATTCACCCGAAGAAGATCGTGAGCGAGATCCGCGACAACTTCGGCGTGCTGATCGCTGGAGGCCAGGGCGAGATCGCCGACAAGGCGTTCCGCATCACGACGATCGGCGCGATCTCCGAACGCGAAATCATCGCGACGGTCGGCCTGCTCGAGATCGCCCTCGTTCGCCTCGGCTTCCAGAAAGAGCCGGGCGCCGGCATGAAAGCGCTTCTCGGCTACTTCGCACAATGAATCCCGTTTCCAGGAGCGTGTCGAAGCGGTCGGCGACGGGCCCCCACCCTCGCCCGATCGGGCTGCTGGCGGCCGACATCGGGCTGAAGCCGGACGAGATCGAGTTGTACGGTCCGCACAAGGCGAAGATCGCCCACGGCGTTCTCGAGCGGCTGTCTGGCGAGCCCGACGCGAAGCTGGTTCTCGTGACGGCGATGACCCCGACGCCCGCGGGCGAAGGGAAAACGACGATGACGATCGGTCTCGGCGACGCCCTCCGCATCATCGGCCGGCGATCGATCATCTGTCTTCGCGAACCCTCGATGGGACCTGTCTTCGGCGTCAAGGGCGGGGCCGCGGGCGGCGGCCGGGCCCAGGTCGTCCCGATGGAGGACATCAACCTCCATTTCACGGGCGACATTCATGCCGTCTCGACAGCGCACAACCTGCTGGCGGCGCTGATCGACAATCACCTCATGCAAGGCAATGCGCTGGGCCTCGACCCGC is a genomic window of Candidatus Ozemobacteraceae bacterium containing:
- a CDS encoding ankyrin repeat domain-containing protein, coding for MLDDIIGNVIDGVMRDISGSVGESSDSKPESKAATGKQDEITAGLFHAIETGDVAQVRKLLARSPDLSARHSSGMPLMVYAAGWGKLEIMKHLAVRGCRADVADDRGNTALHLSAVRGYDGIVCWLLRKGVPVDVTNQAGQTPLLWAVDDGHASTVKLLLDNGARPDHRDRDGETPERVARRKGYAEILKYLAEARKMR
- the folD gene encoding bifunctional methylenetetrahydrofolate dehydrogenase/methenyltetrahydrofolate cyclohydrolase FolD; this translates as MATIIDGAGISRTIREEIRQDVQALAFRQERLPGLAVILVGQDPASEVYVSQKRKACEAVGFVSREIKMPETTSQGELIGQIRELNDDIRIHGILVQLPLPKQIDEYAAIEAIDPTKDVDGFHPVNVGRLSIGTECFAPCTPLGVIEMIRRTGIDIAGKRALVVGRSNIVGKPLAVMLMKMNATVTVAHSRTQNLQEEVSRADIVCAAVGKPRCIPGAWIKPGAVVIDVGTNSVPNPDKPGAMKLVGDVEFETAAERASYITPVPGGVGPMTIAMLLSNTLKARNALFATPHAHPAVPVAKER
- a CDS encoding alanine--glyoxylate aminotransferase family protein, whose translation is MTMDQDVLLMTPGPVELDSEILLAGARPLRHHRTTDFSPLYTDCVDRLKKIFKTKGELYLTLSSGTGVMETAIANMFNQGETVLTVETGSFGERFTQIAKAFKLNAIPLKYQWGHRAKVEDIRQMLDAHPSISGVTVTFNETSTGVHNDLKAIGELLHERGKLFITDGVSGIGALPFDMDGWHVDVAVSASQKGLLTPPGVGMIALSTRAMAKLEKVDCHGFYFDLKQYKKNQELAIPAFPWTPAISVMYQLQAALHKIDRIGFENVLKHYHRLAEGLRTALKAMGLTIFTQPDARSDVLTVINAPAGIHPKKIVSEIRDNFGVLIAGGQGEIADKAFRITTIGAISEREIIATVGLLEIALVRLGFQKEPGAGMKALLGYFAQ